From the genome of Fusobacterium perfoetens, one region includes:
- the feoB gene encoding ferrous iron transport protein B yields the protein MIKIAFAGNPNVGKSALINAIAGSKLKVGNWPGVTVEKKEAHFIHNGEEITMIDLPGVYSLSPFSLEEKITRDFIINENPDVVINVVESTNIERNLYLTMLLQELGKPMIMALNFYDEFEKLNYTLDLKRLSELTEIEIIKTSAIKKTGLSELLEKAVAIAKKGEKSREYKITFDSFIDGQYALMKEEVKKDEKFKDVLKKYSLDFVTIKTLEKDSDFLEKMKKEYGIDCEGYFRSYTEEIENRYDEEIETVLAEKRYGKIKGIIADTLKTSLKSRLDFTDKVDKIFLNRVLGLPIFFVIIAGLMTIVFNGSAPFIDWIDGFVGGFIGKYAGILMEGTPDWLNSLVVDGIIGGVGGVLTFVPLMFFLYFFLSILEESGYMTRVAFLMDKIMRKLGLNGKAFVPMVLGFGCTVPAIYATRTLEDEKSRKLTAALAPFMSCGARLPVYGLFTAAFFGAKAGLVVVSLYLFGIFTAILLGMILKRFEYFKVDNKALLIELPPYRIPSFKVIMNSTLTRTGRYLKKATSIILGILILLWGLTYFPNHGDAEKSYMASVGRVIAPVLKPTGFADRWETVAAIVPSIAAKEVVVGFMAQVLELPEEEGEEAEVTFSEDLKEQVSALGGAVKDSVSGIISFDVSSLFAAPDAEEIEEEGRGVVEATAGLWAGDPLAPLRAYSFMVFILLVVPCAVTLGAIKQEFGKEYLFKLIGIMLIVPYIASTLIFQVGRLFF from the coding sequence ATGATTAAAATAGCTTTTGCAGGAAATCCTAATGTAGGAAAATCTGCACTTATAAATGCAATAGCTGGTTCTAAACTTAAAGTTGGAAACTGGCCAGGTGTTACAGTTGAAAAGAAAGAGGCACATTTTATACATAATGGAGAAGAAATAACAATGATTGACCTTCCAGGAGTATACAGCCTAAGTCCTTTTTCATTAGAGGAAAAAATTACAAGAGATTTCATAATAAATGAAAATCCTGATGTTGTTATAAATGTAGTGGAATCTACAAATATAGAAAGAAACTTGTATCTTACTATGCTTCTTCAGGAATTAGGGAAGCCTATGATAATGGCTCTTAATTTTTATGATGAGTTTGAAAAATTAAATTATACACTTGATTTAAAAAGACTTAGTGAACTTACAGAAATAGAGATAATAAAAACATCTGCAATAAAGAAAACAGGACTTTCAGAACTTCTTGAAAAAGCCGTTGCTATTGCTAAGAAAGGAGAAAAAAGCAGAGAGTATAAAATAACTTTTGATTCGTTTATAGATGGTCAATATGCTCTGATGAAAGAGGAAGTAAAAAAAGATGAAAAGTTTAAAGATGTATTGAAAAAATATAGTCTTGATTTTGTAACAATAAAAACACTTGAAAAAGACAGTGACTTCCTTGAAAAAATGAAAAAAGAATATGGAATTGACTGTGAGGGATATTTCAGATCTTATACTGAAGAAATTGAAAATAGATATGATGAAGAGATAGAAACAGTTCTTGCAGAAAAAAGATATGGAAAAATAAAAGGAATTATTGCAGATACTTTAAAGACTTCATTGAAATCAAGACTTGATTTTACAGATAAAGTTGATAAAATTTTTCTTAACAGAGTTTTAGGACTGCCTATTTTCTTTGTAATAATAGCAGGTCTTATGACAATCGTATTTAATGGAAGTGCTCCTTTCATTGACTGGATTGATGGATTCGTTGGAGGATTTATAGGAAAATATGCAGGAATACTTATGGAAGGTACTCCTGACTGGCTGAATTCTTTAGTGGTTGATGGAATAATTGGTGGAGTAGGAGGAGTTCTTACATTTGTGCCTCTAATGTTTTTCCTTTATTTCTTCCTTTCAATATTAGAAGAAAGTGGATATATGACAAGAGTTGCTTTTCTTATGGATAAAATTATGAGAAAACTTGGGCTTAATGGAAAAGCATTTGTTCCTATGGTTTTAGGATTTGGTTGTACAGTTCCTGCAATTTATGCAACAAGAACTCTTGAAGATGAAAAATCAAGAAAGCTTACAGCAGCCCTTGCTCCTTTTATGTCATGTGGTGCAAGACTTCCTGTTTACGGATTATTTACAGCTGCATTCTTTGGTGCAAAAGCAGGTCTTGTAGTAGTATCTCTTTATCTTTTTGGAATATTTACAGCAATTCTTTTAGGAATGATTTTAAAAAGATTTGAATATTTTAAAGTTGATAATAAAGCTCTGCTTATAGAACTTCCACCATATAGAATTCCGAGCTTTAAAGTTATTATGAATTCTACTTTAACAAGAACAGGAAGATATCTAAAAAAAGCAACAAGTATTATTCTTGGTATTTTGATTCTTCTTTGGGGACTTACTTATTTCCCTAATCATGGAGATGCAGAAAAATCATATATGGCAAGTGTTGGAAGAGTAATAGCTCCTGTTTTAAAGCCTACAGGATTTGCTGATAGATGGGAGACAGTTGCAGCTATTGTTCCAAGTATTGCTGCTAAAGAAGTTGTAGTAGGATTTATGGCACAGGTTCTTGAACTTCCTGAAGAAGAAGGAGAAGAGGCAGAAGTAACCTTTAGTGAAGATTTAAAAGAACAAGTTTCAGCTCTTGGTGGTGCAGTAAAAGATTCAGTTTCAGGAATAATAAGTTTTGATGTAAGTTCTCTTTTTGCAGCACCTGATGCAGAAGAAATAGAGGAAGAAGGAAGAGGAGTGGTAGAAGCAACTGCTGGATTATGGGCTGGAGATCCTTTAGCTCCTTTAAGAGCATACTCAT